In Streptomyces sp. NBC_00683, the DNA window GTGACTGGGACCGGCCGGCGCCGGGACCTTCAGCAGCTTCTCGACGGTGCCGCTCGCGCGTACCCCGCGGAAGTACAGATCGCTGGAGAGGTTCCTCGTCGCCGAGGACAACGAGCCGTCCGGGGCGGCGTCCTGACCGAAGTACGCCGACCGCTCACCGCGCACGGTGACGAATCCGTCGGCGAGGACGCACACCTGGTCGGCGGCCTGCGCCCAGCCGTTGCCGAAGCCCAGAGCCGCGTAGTCCTTGGCGACGATGTGCGGGATGCCGTACTCGGTGTACCGGATGACGGCGGACAGTCCGCCGCCCGAGGGGCGGTGCTCGGGCGAGGTGCGGGCCGCGGCCGGAGGCAGCGACGCGGCCGCGGTGAACAGAGCGAGTCCGGAGACCGCGAGGAGTCTCAGACGGTTACGGAGGGGCAAGGGTCCTCCCAACTGTGCGGGTGTGAAAAGCGGTTGCCCAGGAGTCCCGGACAGCCACGCGCCACTCAGTCAGCCCACCCGTGCACCTGTCAACCGGCTGGTCGGTATCCGGGCCCTTGACCCCCGGCGGCGGGCCGCCCAGGATCACGCCATGACAGGTGTACGCAGCAGCACAGTCGACGGAGTCGTGGCGCGCAGCGCCCGGCGCACCCCCGAGCACATCGCCGTCCGCTACGCCGGGCGGTCCTGGACCTATGCGGCCCTCGACGCGTCCGTCAGCACGGCCGCCGCGGTGCTCACCGGCGCACACGGACTGCGTCCCGGTGACCGGGTCGCCTCCTTCGCCCACAACTCCGATGTCTATCTGATCGCCTATCTGGCCTGCGCCAGGGCAGGGCTGGTCCATGTGCCGGTCAATCAGAACCTCACCGGTGACGACCTGGCGTACATCCTCGAACAGTCCGGCAGCTCCCTCGTCCTCACCGACCCCGACCTGGCCCCGCGCATCCCCGACGGACACGCCGTACGCGCACTGCGCGACGCGCCGGACTCGCTCCTCGGCGAACTGGACACCCCGCGCCCCTTCACTCCCGACCGTGCGCCCGGCGCCGACGACCTGGTCCAGCTGCTGTACACCTCGGGCACCACGGACCGGCCCAAGGGCGCGATGATGACGCACGGCGCCCTGGTCCACGAGTACGTCAGCGCCGTCACCGCGCTCGACCTGCGCGCCACCGACCGGCCCGTGCACTCGCTGCCGCTCTACCACTCCGCGCAGATGCACGTGTTCCTGCTGCCGTACCTCGCCGTGGGCGCCGAGAACACCATCCTCGACGCCCCGGACGCGGGCCGGATCTTCGACCTGGTCGAGGCAGGGCAGGCGGACAGCCTCTTCGCCCCGCCCACCGTGTGGATCGGCCTCGCCAACCACCCGGACTTCGCCACGCGTGAGCTCGGTGCCCTGCGCAAGGCGTACTACGGCGCCTCGATCATGCCGGTGCCCGTACTGGAACGGCTGCGCGAGCGGCTGCCCGGGCTGGCCTTCTACAACTGCTTCGGGCAGAGCGAGATCGGCCCGCTCGCCACCGTGCTCGGCCCCGACGAGCACGAGGGCCGGATGGAATCGTGCGGGCGGCCCGTGCTCTTCGTCGAGGCGAAGGTGGTCGACGAGCACGGCAAGGAGGTACCTGACGGCACGGCAGGCGAAGTGGTGTACCGCTCCCCGCAGCTGTGCCAGGGGTACTGGGACAAGCCGGAGGAGACCGCCGAGGCGTTCCGGGACGGCTGGTTCCACTCCGGCGACCTCGCGGTCCGTGACGCACAGGGCTATTTCACCGTCGTCGACAGGGTGAAGGACGTCATCAACTCCGGAGGCGTGCTCATCGCCTCACGACAGGTGGAGGATGCCCTCTACACCCATCCGGCAGTGGCCGAGACGGCCGTAGTAGGGCTGCCCGACGAGCGCTGGATCGAGGCCGTCACCGCGATCGTCGTACGCCGTGGCGAGGCCACCGAGCCCGAACTGATCGCGTACGCCCGCGAGAAGCTCCCCCACTTCAAGGCCCCGAAGAGGGTCCTCTTCGTGGACGAGCTGCCGCGCAACGCCAGCGGAAAGATCCTCAAGAGGGAGCTGAGGGACCGGTTTTCCGGCAGCCGGACCCTGAGGCCGGGGGAGTAGCCCGCAGGCTCCCTCCGCCTTCGGGACGGTTCGGATCACCCGCCGCGCTTAGCCCGTTCGCCGTCCGCCCGCCGGTTCCTCCGCCGTCCCTGCCTCCGCTTCGGTGACCTGCGTAAACGATCACGCAGGGGCGCCCTCCTGCGCCTGGCCGGGTGACGCATGGGGCGACATGTCATGTTGCGGATGTGACGGACTGTCGGTTGCCTCAGGAACGGAGCACAGCAGAGGTACCGCGCAGACAGGCCGGACCCTGCTCCCGTAGGAGGATCCTCATGCGCAACACACGCGTCGGTGCGGGTA includes these proteins:
- a CDS encoding acyl-CoA synthetase, giving the protein MTGVRSSTVDGVVARSARRTPEHIAVRYAGRSWTYAALDASVSTAAAVLTGAHGLRPGDRVASFAHNSDVYLIAYLACARAGLVHVPVNQNLTGDDLAYILEQSGSSLVLTDPDLAPRIPDGHAVRALRDAPDSLLGELDTPRPFTPDRAPGADDLVQLLYTSGTTDRPKGAMMTHGALVHEYVSAVTALDLRATDRPVHSLPLYHSAQMHVFLLPYLAVGAENTILDAPDAGRIFDLVEAGQADSLFAPPTVWIGLANHPDFATRELGALRKAYYGASIMPVPVLERLRERLPGLAFYNCFGQSEIGPLATVLGPDEHEGRMESCGRPVLFVEAKVVDEHGKEVPDGTAGEVVYRSPQLCQGYWDKPEETAEAFRDGWFHSGDLAVRDAQGYFTVVDRVKDVINSGGVLIASRQVEDALYTHPAVAETAVVGLPDERWIEAVTAIVVRRGEATEPELIAYAREKLPHFKAPKRVLFVDELPRNASGKILKRELRDRFSGSRTLRPGE